A single Nisaea sp. DNA region contains:
- a CDS encoding PLP-dependent aminotransferase family protein, translating into MVKRAAGALLSAIRIDHGSSRLLATQIVSSIRDIILAGGLRAGDRLPATRTLANDLGVSRTTMVDVFERLTAEGLLEGRTGAGTFVSQSVRIGTPAEETVMDIANAGTEPQAVSAFPSPAPVGSAFIERLPHTIRAFTTALPAVDIFPIAQWTRQSNKHWRERRDVVLGYGDASGFPPLRRAIAAHLRANQGINCQDRQIFITNGAQHAFHIIGSMLLNRGDKVWFENPGAIGAYNALLAAGGEMVPLPIDDQGMMVSEGLRRAPDFRLAFATPLHQQPLGVTMSLERRFALLEAAGAADAWIIEDDYDGEFYYGDHPIPTLKSIDHADRVFYVGTFSKTLFPALRLGYMLVPTAFVERLEHMFAAYLPSAPLNQQAIVAGFMDEGHFATHLRRMRRIYTERYQVLKTCADRELNGLLKLKPTDTGLHTIAHLPDELDESLVADAADEAGITVTPFRRYATAPLTLNGLVLGFSGVPPSDIEAGSRVLANVLDNAFRDSRKAKTVRV; encoded by the coding sequence ATGGTAAAGCGAGCCGCAGGCGCCCTGCTCAGTGCAATCCGGATCGATCATGGCTCATCACGCCTGCTCGCAACGCAGATCGTGTCATCTATCCGGGACATCATCCTTGCGGGCGGATTGCGGGCCGGAGACCGACTACCGGCCACACGCACGCTTGCCAATGACCTCGGCGTTTCACGAACCACCATGGTCGATGTGTTTGAGCGGCTGACTGCGGAGGGGTTACTGGAAGGCCGTACGGGCGCCGGCACCTTTGTCAGCCAATCCGTCCGGATCGGCACTCCGGCAGAAGAAACCGTAATGGATATCGCAAATGCCGGGACGGAGCCGCAAGCCGTCAGTGCATTTCCGAGCCCTGCTCCCGTCGGTTCCGCTTTTATCGAGCGTCTGCCCCATACCATCAGGGCGTTTACGACCGCCCTACCCGCCGTGGATATTTTTCCGATCGCGCAATGGACCCGACAGTCAAACAAGCACTGGCGCGAGCGGCGCGACGTGGTTCTCGGCTACGGCGACGCCTCCGGGTTCCCGCCGCTTCGACGCGCCATCGCAGCGCATCTGCGCGCAAACCAGGGCATCAATTGCCAGGACAGGCAGATCTTCATCACCAACGGGGCCCAGCACGCCTTCCACATCATCGGCTCGATGCTGCTGAACCGGGGGGACAAGGTCTGGTTCGAGAATCCGGGCGCGATCGGTGCTTACAATGCCTTGCTGGCGGCAGGCGGAGAGATGGTCCCGCTGCCGATAGACGATCAGGGCATGATGGTGTCGGAAGGGCTGCGACGGGCGCCTGACTTCCGGCTCGCCTTCGCGACACCGCTGCACCAGCAACCGCTCGGCGTGACCATGAGCCTGGAACGCCGCTTTGCCCTGCTGGAAGCCGCCGGAGCGGCCGATGCGTGGATCATCGAGGATGATTACGACGGCGAATTCTACTACGGGGATCACCCGATACCGACCCTGAAGAGCATCGATCATGCCGACCGCGTTTTCTATGTCGGCACCTTCAGCAAGACTCTGTTCCCCGCTCTCCGGCTTGGCTACATGCTGGTGCCGACCGCCTTCGTCGAGCGTCTCGAACATATGTTCGCCGCCTATCTGCCGAGTGCGCCCCTGAACCAGCAGGCAATCGTCGCGGGTTTCATGGATGAAGGCCATTTCGCGACCCACCTCCGGCGGATGCGGCGGATCTATACGGAGCGCTATCAGGTTCTGAAAACCTGTGCGGACCGGGAGCTCAACGGGCTGCTGAAACTCAAGCCGACCGATACAGGTCTTCACACAATTGCGCACCTGCCTGACGAACTTGACGAAAGTTTGGTCGCAGACGCAGCAGACGAGGCCGGCATCACGGTGACACCCTTCAGGCGGTATGCGACAGCCCCCCTCACCCTCAACGGCCTTGTGCTCGGCTTCAGCGGGGTTCCACCAAGCGATATTGAAGCAGGGTCCAGGGTCCTGGCGAATGTTCTCGACAATGCGTTTCGCGACAGCCGGAAGGCGAAGACAGTAAGGGTTTGA
- a CDS encoding mandelate racemase/muconate lactonizing enzyme family protein, whose protein sequence is MKITKIETFSTQFVGFVRVTTEDGSEGWGQVSTYNSDISTLVLHRQVAPYALGWDAFDLNGLVDIIPEKEHKFPGAYLRRAIGGVDTALWDLYGKREGKTVCELLGGTPRPLRVYASSMRRDITPEDEVERLKKLQDECGYDAFKIRVGSEYGHDVDEWPGRTEGIISAMSAAFGGKATLLADANSCFTPKRAIEVGRMLEDNGFSHFEEPCPYWELDWTKEVADALDIDVTGGEQDCDLATWRRMASMGAVDVLQPDICYLGGITRTMRVAELAKRYEMACTPHSANLSLVTTFTLHLMGAIEAAGPYVEFAIEGLDYYPWQKDLYDPFPIARDGKVQIPSEPGWGIQIRREWLENAQYQCSELDS, encoded by the coding sequence ATGAAAATCACGAAGATCGAGACCTTCAGCACGCAGTTCGTTGGTTTCGTAAGGGTGACCACCGAAGACGGCAGTGAAGGCTGGGGGCAGGTCTCGACGTACAATTCCGATATCTCCACTCTCGTGCTGCATCGGCAGGTGGCGCCGTACGCGCTCGGTTGGGATGCGTTCGATCTGAACGGGCTGGTCGATATCATTCCGGAGAAGGAGCACAAGTTTCCCGGTGCCTATCTCCGGCGGGCCATCGGCGGCGTCGATACCGCGCTCTGGGACCTCTACGGCAAGCGCGAGGGCAAGACCGTCTGCGAGCTGCTGGGCGGCACGCCCCGGCCGTTGCGGGTATATGCTTCCAGCATGCGGCGCGATATCACGCCCGAGGATGAGGTCGAGCGGCTGAAAAAGCTGCAGGACGAATGCGGCTACGACGCCTTCAAGATCCGTGTCGGCAGCGAATACGGGCACGATGTCGATGAATGGCCCGGCCGGACCGAGGGCATTATCAGTGCGATGAGCGCGGCCTTCGGCGGCAAGGCAACATTGCTGGCCGATGCCAACAGCTGCTTCACGCCAAAGCGCGCGATAGAGGTCGGCCGGATGCTTGAGGACAACGGATTCTCGCACTTCGAGGAGCCCTGTCCCTACTGGGAGCTCGACTGGACCAAGGAAGTTGCCGACGCGCTCGACATCGATGTGACCGGCGGGGAGCAGGATTGCGATCTGGCCACCTGGCGGCGTATGGCGTCTATGGGGGCGGTCGATGTTTTGCAGCCGGATATCTGTTATCTCGGCGGCATCACCCGGACCATGCGGGTGGCCGAGCTGGCGAAGCGGTACGAGATGGCCTGCACGCCGCACTCAGCGAACCTCTCTCTTGTCACCACCTTCACGCTGCATCTGATGGGAGCCATCGAGGCTGCGGGGCCTTATGTCGAGTTCGCCATTGAGGGGCTGGATTACTATCCGTGGCAGAAAGATCTTTATGACCCGTTCCCGATAGCCAGGGACGGCAAGGTTCAAATACCCTCGGAGCCGGGCTGGGGCATTCAGATCAGACGCGAGTGGCTGGAAAACGCGCAGTATCAGTGCAGCGAGCTCGACAGCTGA
- a CDS encoding FAD-binding oxidoreductase: MQSDIFTEDFKTEPYWWEKSPRPNIKASVVPDKIDVAIVGAGYTGLSAALVLARAGRSVVVFDAEDAGWGCSTRNGGQISRSIKPGYEQLTRRYGANTAFEIIREGTRALEWVADFVASEDISCDFAVPGKFTGAHNPAQFEAMARAAANQPEGLEEPLEVITRAEQHKELGTDAYYGGIVNTSTASLDPGMFHQGMLDRAREAGVTIVTHCPVTEIEETAPGFRVTYPGGAVRARDVLVATNGYTGPESGWQRRRVIPIGSYIIATEALPKDLMDRIMPTDRMLGDSRKVVYYYRPSPDRRRILFGGRVSSSETDPLKSAPLLRQELARLFPELSGVRVSHSWMGFVAYTFDTLAHVGCHENIHYAMGYCGSGVSMSGYLGMRVAQQMLGLKEGRTGFDGISFPSRPLYTGKPWFLSASVAFYRWRDGLNR, encoded by the coding sequence ATGCAGAGCGACATCTTTACCGAGGATTTCAAGACTGAGCCTTATTGGTGGGAGAAGTCCCCGCGACCCAACATCAAAGCGTCGGTGGTGCCGGATAAAATCGATGTGGCGATTGTCGGGGCTGGCTATACGGGTCTCTCCGCCGCGCTGGTGTTAGCCCGCGCGGGGCGGTCTGTTGTGGTTTTCGATGCCGAGGATGCCGGCTGGGGCTGCAGCACGCGCAATGGCGGGCAGATCAGCCGGTCGATCAAACCGGGATATGAGCAGCTCACCCGGCGCTATGGCGCAAACACAGCGTTCGAGATCATCCGCGAAGGCACACGGGCGCTTGAATGGGTGGCGGACTTTGTCGCATCGGAAGACATCTCCTGCGACTTTGCCGTGCCCGGCAAGTTTACCGGTGCGCACAACCCGGCCCAGTTCGAAGCCATGGCCAGGGCCGCTGCAAACCAGCCCGAAGGCCTGGAAGAGCCGCTTGAGGTGATTACCCGGGCGGAGCAGCACAAGGAATTGGGAACGGACGCTTATTACGGCGGTATTGTTAACACCAGCACGGCCTCCCTCGATCCGGGGATGTTTCATCAGGGGATGCTGGACCGGGCGCGCGAGGCCGGTGTGACGATCGTGACGCATTGTCCGGTGACTGAAATTGAAGAGACCGCCCCCGGCTTTCGGGTGACGTATCCCGGCGGAGCTGTCCGGGCCCGTGATGTTCTTGTTGCGACGAATGGCTATACCGGTCCGGAATCGGGCTGGCAGCGCCGGCGGGTTATTCCTATCGGCAGCTACATCATTGCGACCGAGGCTTTACCGAAGGATCTGATGGATCGGATCATGCCGACCGACCGGATGCTCGGGGATAGCCGGAAGGTCGTCTACTACTACCGTCCGTCTCCTGACCGCAGACGCATCCTGTTCGGTGGGCGTGTGTCCAGCAGCGAAACCGATCCGCTGAAAAGCGCGCCGCTGCTGCGCCAGGAACTGGCCCGTCTCTTCCCCGAATTGTCCGGTGTCCGGGTCAGCCATTCCTGGATGGGGTTTGTCGCCTACACCTTCGACACGCTCGCCCATGTCGGCTGTCACGAAAACATCCACTATGCGATGGGATACTGCGGATCGGGCGTTTCCATGTCGGGATATTTGGGGATGCGGGTTGCGCAGCAGATGCTGGGCCTTAAGGAAGGCCGGACCGGGTTCGATGGGATCAGTTTTCCGTCGCGCCCGCTCTACACCGGGAAGCCCTGGTTTCTCTCAGCATCCGTGGCTTTCTACAGGTGGCGCGATGGCCTCAACAGGTAG
- a CDS encoding polyamine ABC transporter substrate-binding protein — protein MMKKTEFSRRGLLAVAAGAMAMSMTGVPAQADGSVTVASWGGSYQNAQSLALFQPASKAMGITVKEETYGGMSDVRLKVKAGAVAWDIVSSGSGSAARAAAEGLLEKLDYSVIDVSTFYPTLKTDYCVGSDVFSTVMAFNTATYGDSGPKSWADFWDVRKFPGKRAYRNKVAGALEPALMADGVAPADVYKVLDSEEGIKRALDKIRELKPEIAVWWKSGAQHAQLMKDGEVDMTTGWNGRFDVAKKDGARVAYTFNQGLLDYDCFAIPKGAPNKDLAMKFLAEVSKPEIQANLPKHITYGPTNKKAYEIGMIDDKTARMMPSHPDNAAVQLPVSLAWYAKWEQKAAAMYQDMLTE, from the coding sequence ATGATGAAGAAGACAGAATTCTCACGTCGCGGCTTGCTGGCGGTTGCCGCCGGTGCAATGGCGATGTCCATGACTGGAGTGCCCGCCCAGGCGGACGGTTCGGTGACTGTTGCCTCATGGGGCGGCTCCTACCAGAACGCACAAAGCCTCGCGCTGTTCCAGCCGGCGTCGAAAGCCATGGGCATCACCGTGAAGGAAGAGACCTACGGCGGCATGTCCGACGTACGCCTGAAAGTGAAGGCCGGTGCCGTTGCGTGGGACATCGTTTCCAGCGGATCGGGGAGCGCCGCACGCGCTGCCGCTGAAGGCCTGCTGGAGAAGCTGGACTACAGCGTTATCGACGTCTCGACCTTCTATCCGACGCTGAAGACGGACTACTGCGTTGGCAGCGACGTGTTCTCGACCGTGATGGCATTCAACACGGCCACCTATGGCGATAGCGGGCCGAAGAGCTGGGCCGATTTTTGGGATGTGAGGAAATTCCCGGGCAAGCGCGCCTACCGCAACAAGGTCGCCGGTGCGCTCGAGCCGGCACTGATGGCCGACGGTGTCGCGCCGGCTGATGTGTACAAGGTTCTGGATTCCGAGGAAGGCATCAAGCGCGCCCTCGACAAGATCCGTGAGCTGAAGCCGGAAATTGCCGTCTGGTGGAAATCCGGTGCCCAGCATGCCCAGCTTATGAAAGACGGCGAAGTCGACATGACGACGGGCTGGAACGGACGTTTCGACGTGGCCAAGAAAGACGGCGCGAGAGTCGCCTACACCTTCAACCAGGGCCTGCTCGACTATGATTGTTTTGCGATCCCGAAAGGGGCGCCAAACAAGGATCTCGCCATGAAGTTCCTGGCGGAGGTGAGCAAGCCGGAGATCCAGGCCAACCTGCCGAAACACATCACCTATGGGCCGACCAACAAGAAGGCCTACGAAATCGGCATGATCGACGACAAGACAGCGCGCATGATGCCGTCTCACCCGGACAATGCCGCTGTTCAGCTTCCTGTCAGCCTCGCTTGGTATGCCAAGTGGGAGCAGAAGGCCGCTGCGATGTATCAGGATATGCTGACCGAATAG
- a CDS encoding ABC transporter ATP-binding protein, whose translation MSKQQALPISISGLTKVYGDIFALNDVDLEVQSGEFLTLLGPSGSGKTTLLMALAGFTRPDYGSIRFGDDEIISMPPHKRGVGMVFQNYALFPHMTVAANVGYPLKLRKTSKAETEKLVAEALETVQLDGYGERRISQLSGGQKQRVALARAIVFSPRILLMDEPLSALDKNLREHMQIELRHLHEKLGMTTVYVTHDQREALTMSDRIAVINHGRLMQLDTPRTIYERPANRFIAEFIGESTFLQVERDGDRVSFSGSELKTGALPAAGELSLVIRPERLSVLDGPAPEDTNVFSGTVREMVYQGDTVLAYVTLADGTDLTVRAGTRSGEAIEKASVGDKVELGLKSADAVLIPREEG comes from the coding sequence ATGTCGAAGCAGCAAGCGCTTCCGATCTCTATTTCCGGTCTGACCAAGGTATATGGCGATATTTTCGCCCTGAACGACGTCGACCTGGAAGTTCAGAGCGGCGAATTTTTGACGCTGCTGGGCCCGTCCGGCTCCGGCAAGACCACATTGCTGATGGCGCTCGCAGGTTTTACCCGGCCGGATTACGGAAGTATCCGGTTCGGTGACGACGAGATCATCTCCATGCCGCCGCACAAACGTGGCGTGGGCATGGTGTTTCAGAATTATGCGCTGTTCCCGCACATGACCGTCGCGGCGAATGTCGGATACCCGCTGAAGCTCCGGAAAACATCGAAGGCCGAGACGGAAAAGCTGGTCGCGGAAGCACTTGAAACCGTTCAACTCGACGGCTATGGCGAGCGCCGGATCAGCCAGCTTTCCGGCGGTCAAAAACAGCGCGTCGCGCTTGCCCGTGCCATCGTGTTCAGCCCGCGCATTCTGTTGATGGATGAGCCGCTGTCCGCGCTCGACAAGAATTTGCGCGAACACATGCAGATCGAACTGCGTCATCTGCACGAGAAGCTTGGCATGACCACGGTCTATGTGACCCACGATCAGCGCGAGGCGCTGACCATGTCGGACCGCATCGCGGTGATCAATCACGGCCGGCTGATGCAGCTGGATACGCCGCGCACGATTTACGAACGGCCGGCCAACCGTTTCATCGCCGAGTTCATCGGCGAATCCACCTTTCTGCAGGTTGAGCGCGACGGGGACCGGGTCAGCTTTTCCGGATCGGAATTAAAAACGGGAGCCTTGCCTGCTGCCGGCGAACTGTCTCTTGTCATCCGGCCGGAACGTCTGAGTGTCCTCGACGGCCCGGCACCGGAGGACACCAATGTCTTCTCCGGTACCGTCCGGGAGATGGTCTATCAGGGCGATACGGTCCTGGCCTATGTCACGCTTGCGGACGGGACGGATCTGACAGTCCGGGCAGGAACCCGTTCCGGTGAGGCGATAGAGAAAGCCTCTGTCGGGGATAAGGTCGAGCTTGGCCTGAAGAGTGCCGACGCCGTTCTCATCCCGCGTGAGGAGGGGTGA
- a CDS encoding ABC transporter permease — protein sequence MTEVSIGSDSRANESTLLKQSRREEWALLGLASPAILTVLIVMVLPVGWLFYLSFLADDGSFSLEHYNRMLESKSYGRIFVTTFEVSFITTGFCILIGYPLAYFLSQLSSRMAALCMLTVLLPFWTSLLVRTYAWLVLLQRKGLINSWGIDLGLWDEPLKLVHNLNGTLIGMVHIMLPFLVLPLYGSMKAISADYLKASSNLGAGPTQTFWNIFFPLSLPGLFAGALIVFVLCLGFFVTPAVLGGGKVIMVSMQITSNIELFFNWGAASALGVVLLVITLAILLAASRLLKLDNVLGGGH from the coding sequence ATGACCGAGGTGAGTATCGGATCGGATTCCCGCGCCAACGAGAGCACGCTTCTGAAGCAGTCCCGACGGGAGGAATGGGCGCTGCTCGGGCTGGCATCGCCCGCGATACTGACTGTTCTTATTGTCATGGTGCTTCCCGTCGGCTGGCTCTTCTACCTGTCGTTTCTGGCCGATGACGGCAGCTTCTCGCTCGAGCATTACAACCGGATGCTGGAGAGCAAGTCTTACGGCCGGATTTTCGTGACGACGTTTGAGGTCAGCTTCATAACCACGGGCTTTTGTATTCTGATCGGCTATCCGCTGGCCTATTTCCTTTCGCAGCTTTCCTCGCGCATGGCCGCGCTTTGCATGCTGACCGTGTTGCTGCCGTTCTGGACCTCGCTTCTGGTCCGGACTTACGCCTGGCTGGTTCTGTTGCAGCGCAAGGGACTGATCAATAGCTGGGGGATTGATCTCGGACTCTGGGACGAGCCTCTCAAACTGGTGCACAACCTGAATGGCACGCTAATCGGCATGGTGCACATCATGCTGCCGTTTCTGGTGCTTCCGCTCTACGGCTCGATGAAGGCCATCAGTGCCGATTACCTGAAAGCCTCGTCCAATCTCGGAGCCGGGCCGACCCAGACCTTCTGGAACATCTTCTTCCCGCTGTCGCTGCCGGGCCTGTTTGCCGGTGCGCTGATTGTCTTCGTGCTCTGCCTCGGCTTTTTCGTGACGCCAGCAGTGCTTGGGGGAGGCAAGGTAATCATGGTCTCCATGCAGATCACCAGCAATATCGAGCTGTTCTTCAATTGGGGCGCCGCCAGTGCGCTTGGCGTTGTCCTGCTGGTCATCACCCTGGCGATCCTGCTTGCTGCCTCCCGGCTGCTGAAACTCGACAATGTTCTTGGCGGAGGTCACTGA
- a CDS encoding ABC transporter permease yields the protein MSWLNKPASETQITHGQRLWLYILATVIMILLVAPTVIVIPMSFSASQYLEFPPREWSLRWYEHYLNSPEWIQATWTSLKAGFFTMCVATPIGTAAAYGLFVTKHPLSRMFYVLLITPIMIPVILIAIAAFYVFVQIRMVNSMFGLVIAHSILALPLVLIVISAALKSFDMNLEMAARSLGASRFTAFMDVTLSQIRFSVMTAALLSFLTSFDEVIVAMFVSGGDNSTLTRNMFNALRDQIDPTIASISTIMIVISSSLLILTQLFRKSRD from the coding sequence ATGAGCTGGCTGAACAAACCCGCCTCCGAAACCCAGATCACCCACGGTCAGCGCCTTTGGCTCTACATTCTGGCGACGGTGATCATGATCCTGCTGGTCGCGCCGACCGTGATCGTGATCCCGATGTCCTTCTCGGCCTCGCAGTATCTCGAGTTCCCGCCACGGGAATGGTCGCTCCGCTGGTATGAGCATTATCTCAACTCACCGGAATGGATCCAGGCGACCTGGACATCGCTGAAGGCCGGGTTCTTCACCATGTGCGTGGCGACACCGATCGGAACGGCTGCGGCCTATGGTCTGTTCGTCACCAAGCATCCGCTCAGTCGGATGTTCTATGTCCTGTTGATCACACCGATCATGATTCCGGTTATTCTGATCGCCATTGCGGCCTTCTACGTCTTCGTGCAGATCAGGATGGTCAACAGCATGTTCGGGCTGGTGATCGCGCATTCCATCCTGGCTCTGCCACTGGTTCTGATCGTGATCAGTGCGGCTCTTAAGAGCTTCGACATGAACCTGGAAATGGCAGCCCGCAGCCTCGGTGCATCGCGCTTCACGGCCTTTATGGACGTGACACTGTCCCAGATCCGTTTTTCGGTCATGACCGCGGCCTTGCTGTCATTCCTGACGTCGTTCGATGAAGTGATCGTTGCCATGTTTGTCTCGGGCGGTGACAACTCGACCCTGACCCGAAACATGTTCAACGCCCTGCGGGATCAGATCGATCCGACCATCGCATCGATCTCGACCATCATGATTGTGATTTCCTCATCACTTCTGATCCTGACGCAGCTTTTCAGAAAATCGCGCGACTGA
- a CDS encoding MFS transporter, with product MPLLRGAGVATIGALGVLALCLGMTALGRGAGESYAVFLLPLSGELGWDRSSATSVYSLFMAATGFFAPLAGHLFDRFGGRLVYAVGLGALAIGYFAAGSLSQLWQFQIAIGGFCGFGAALIGLAPAQAVVSRWFDKGLATALSMTYGGLGIGTLIMAPLAEYLIASQGWRNAYGWYALVFAVLCGFVLFLPWRRIAEGAPGNPRRHIAAAGRSGPTLKAALKTLEFWAFFVIFFVTAVSIYGISLQSVAYLVSGGMNEQQAAFAFGTAGMLSFFGMTATGMAADRFGHRIVATSSYGLTVIGIGALALVPADSTGISLVIFIVCFGLSMGARGPIITTLMARRFSGSGIGAILGAANFGQGLGAASGAFFSGLLFDLTDGYTAAFIGCTLAALIGAGLFWRVGTAPDPD from the coding sequence ATGCCGCTATTACGCGGAGCGGGTGTTGCCACGATCGGCGCTCTCGGTGTTCTCGCCTTGTGTCTCGGCATGACAGCGCTGGGTCGCGGGGCAGGGGAGAGTTATGCCGTCTTTTTGCTCCCGCTTTCAGGCGAGCTTGGCTGGGACCGGTCTTCGGCAACCTCTGTCTATTCACTCTTCATGGCGGCGACCGGATTTTTCGCGCCTCTGGCAGGCCACCTGTTTGATCGTTTCGGTGGCCGACTGGTCTATGCGGTGGGGCTCGGTGCGCTCGCGATTGGCTATTTTGCCGCCGGGTCGCTTTCCCAACTTTGGCAGTTCCAGATTGCGATTGGCGGGTTCTGCGGCTTTGGCGCTGCGCTGATCGGCCTCGCTCCGGCCCAGGCTGTCGTGAGTCGCTGGTTTGACAAAGGTCTGGCGACGGCGCTTTCCATGACCTATGGCGGGCTCGGCATCGGCACCCTGATCATGGCGCCGCTGGCGGAATACCTGATCGCCAGTCAGGGGTGGCGAAATGCCTATGGCTGGTATGCCTTGGTTTTCGCGGTCTTGTGCGGTTTTGTGCTGTTCCTGCCGTGGCGCCGGATCGCGGAAGGTGCTCCCGGCAACCCGCGTCGTCATATCGCGGCGGCGGGCCGGTCGGGGCCTACTTTGAAGGCCGCATTGAAGACCCTGGAGTTCTGGGCTTTTTTCGTGATTTTTTTCGTCACTGCCGTTTCGATTTACGGCATCAGCTTGCAATCGGTTGCCTACCTCGTTAGCGGGGGCATGAATGAGCAGCAGGCCGCCTTCGCATTCGGTACGGCGGGGATGTTGTCTTTCTTCGGGATGACGGCGACCGGGATGGCGGCGGATCGGTTCGGACACAGGATCGTCGCAACCAGCAGCTATGGGCTCACCGTGATAGGCATCGGAGCGCTTGCGCTGGTGCCGGCAGACAGCACGGGTATTTCGTTGGTTATTTTTATTGTCTGCTTTGGTCTCAGCATGGGGGCCCGGGGGCCGATCATCACGACGCTGATGGCGCGCCGTTTCTCCGGATCAGGCATCGGCGCCATTCTTGGAGCTGCGAATTTCGGGCAGGGCCTGGGCGCGGCGTCGGGTGCCTTTTTCTCCGGCCTGTTATTCGACCTCACCGATGGCTACACCGCAGCCTTCATTGGCTGCACGCTGGCAGCGCTGATCGGGGCGGGCCTGTTCTGGAGAGTTGGCACCGCACCCGATCCTGACTAA